The window CTCGGACTCCCCATGGGTCCGTTCCAGCTGATCGACCTCGTGGGATGGAAGGTCGCCGCGCACGTGCAGGACACAATGGTCCGGGCCTTTCCGAATCGCTTCTACGCGAACGAGAACTTCCACGCCCTGGCGGAGCTCTCCGAGGTCGTCGAGAAAGACAAGTCGGGCCGGGTCACCGGGTTCACCAAAGCGGCCGAGAAGGTGCTGAAGGGACAGGTCGGCGACAGCCCCGCCTCGGCGGAGACGATCCTCGCGCGGGTGCAGGACGGCCTCGCACAGGAGATCCGCATCATGCTCGACGAGAAGGTCGTTCCGGCGGTCGAGGACATCGATCTCTGCCTGATCCTCGGCGCGGGGTGGCCCTTCATCGACGGCGGCGCCTCTCCGTACCTGGACCGTGAGGGAGCGTCGGAACGGGTCTTCGGAGACACGTTCCACCACCCGCCCATCCGCGGCGTGGCCTCGCGCGGCTGACCGTCGTACGGCGTGTAAGAAGGCCCCCAGCCGACGGCTGGGGGCCTTCTTACACGCGAGCGGGTCAGCTGTCGGCGTCGGAGAGGCGAGCCGGCTCGGCCAGCCACACGGAGGAGTCGTCGCCGCTCGGACGCGCGACGGGGATACGCGTGCCGAGAACCTGCGAAACGACGTCCTGAGCGATCTTGGCCGCCGTGAGGCCGGCATCCTCCAGGATCTGGTCACGGCTGGCGTGATCGATGAACTCGTCCGGAAGCCCGAGCTCGTCCACGGCGGTGTCGACGCCCGACTCGCGCAGCACCTGCCGGACGCGCGTGCCGATCCCGCCGACGCGGATGCCGTCCTCGATCGTGATCACGAGGCGGTGCGAGGCGGCGAGGTCGATGATGGAGGGTTGCACGGGGATCGCCCAGCGCGGGTCGATGACGGTGGCGCCGATGCCCTGCGCGCGCAGCCGATCGGCGACATCCATCGCCAGGTGGGCCATGGGTCCGATACCGATGATGAGGACGTCCTGCGCATCGGAGCGGGCGAGGACGTCCACGCCATCGGCGAGGCGCTCGATCGCCGGCAGATCGGGACTGACGTCCCCCTTCGGGAATCGGATGACGGTGGGCGCGTCCTCCACCTGCACCGCCTCACGGAACTCCTCGCGCAGTCGCTCCGCGTCCCGCGGTGCGGCGATGCGGATGTGCGGCACGATCTGCAGCATGGCGAGGTCCCACATGCCGTGGTGGCTGGGGCCGTCGGGTCCCGTCACGCCGGCGCGATCGAGGACGAACGTGACGCCGGCGCGGTGCAGCGCGACATCCATCATCACCTGGTCGAAGGCGCGGTTCATGAACGTCGCGTAGATGGCCACCACCGGGTGCAGGCCGCCGAAGGCGAGTCCTGCCGCGGAGGCGGCGGCGTGCTGCTCGGCGATGCCGACGTCGTAGACCCGCTCGGGGAATCGCTGCGCGAAGGGCAGCATCCCGGTCGGGCGGAGCATCGCGGCCGTCATCCCGATGATCTCGGGACGCTCCTCGCCGACGGCGACGAGCTCCTCGGCGAAGACGTCGGTCCACGCCGTTCCCGAACCGCCGCCCAGCGGTTCGCCCGTGACCGGGTCGATGCGGCCGACGGCATGGAACTGGTCGGCTTCGTCGTTGCGGGCCGGCTCGTAGCCGCGGCCCTTCTCGGTGATCGCATGCACGATGACCGGCGCCCCGTGCGACTTCGCCAGCTCCAGCGTCTCGATGAGCGCCTCGAGGTCGTGACCGTCGACGGGACCGAGGTACTTTATGTCGAGATTGGAATACAACGCCTCGTTGTTGATGAAGCGCGCGAGAAACCCGTGGGTTCCCCCCCGGACACCGCGATAGAGCGCGCGGGCGGCGGGCCCGAGGCGGCGGAAGAGATCGGCCGATCCACGGGCCAGGGTCTCGTAGCCCTCGGTCGTGCGAACCCGGTTGAGGAAGCGGGCCATTCCGCCAATGGTCGGTGCGTACGAGCGGCCGTTGTCGTTGACGATGATGACCAGGTTCCGGTCGTTGTCGTCGGTGATGTTGTTGAGCGCCTCCCAGGTCATCCCGCCGGTGAGGGAGCCGTCTCCGACGACGGCGACGACGTGGCGGTCACGA of the Microbacterium invictum genome contains:
- the dxs gene encoding 1-deoxy-D-xylulose-5-phosphate synthase, with amino-acid sequence MAILDTISTPRDLDGLSIEQLNELAAEIRAFLVDNVSRTGGHLGPNLGAVELTIALHRVFDSPHDPVIFDTGHQSYVHKLLTGRQNFSGLRSRGGLAGYPQRSESVHDVVESSHASSSLSWADGVSRALSRTGRRDRHVVAVVGDGSLTGGMTWEALNNITDDNDRNLVIIVNDNGRSYAPTIGGMARFLNRVRTTEGYETLARGSADLFRRLGPAARALYRGVRGGTHGFLARFINNEALYSNLDIKYLGPVDGHDLEALIETLELAKSHGAPVIVHAITEKGRGYEPARNDEADQFHAVGRIDPVTGEPLGGGSGTAWTDVFAEELVAVGEERPEIIGMTAAMLRPTGMLPFAQRFPERVYDVGIAEQHAAASAAGLAFGGLHPVVAIYATFMNRAFDQVMMDVALHRAGVTFVLDRAGVTGPDGPSHHGMWDLAMLQIVPHIRIAAPRDAERLREEFREAVQVEDAPTVIRFPKGDVSPDLPAIERLADGVDVLARSDAQDVLIIGIGPMAHLAMDVADRLRAQGIGATVIDPRWAIPVQPSIIDLAASHRLVITIEDGIRVGGIGTRVRQVLRESGVDTAVDELGLPDEFIDHASRDQILEDAGLTAAKIAQDVVSQVLGTRIPVARPSGDDSSVWLAEPARLSDADS